In Dehalococcoidia bacterium, the sequence AGGATTGAAACGGCTTCCTCGAGCGTCTCTATGAGCGGCGGCGGGAGGTCGCACCCGGCCTCACCGCCGGGTGAGGATTGAAACCGCGGCGGCGCGGAGTCCGACGACGTGAGTCCGTGTCGCACCCGGCCTCACCGCCGGGTGAGGATTGAAACGATGAATACGCCAGCCGTCCGGGAGTGCACCGCCAGTCGCACCCGGCCTCACCGCCGGGTGAGGATTGAAACCATGAGGGTTGTTTCGGTATTCGCACCGGCTCGCGTCGCACCCGGCCTCACCGCCGGGTGAGGATTGAAACGACGGCCTACCTGATCGCGCTGTCCCTCCTGGGCCAGGTCGCACCCGGCCTCACCGCCGGGTGAGGATTGAAACCAGGTCACGGAGCTGGATGGCTCCGGCAACGAGACGTCGCACCCGGCCTCACCGCCGGGTGAGGATTGAAACGATTAGCGTGTCAGTTTAGGAACGCTTCAGCCGGTCGTCGCACCCGGCCTCACCGCCGGGTGAGGATTGAAACTACGCGACCAGCGACCCCACGGACCTGGCCGAGGCGTCGCACCCGGCCTCACCGCCGGGTGAGGATTGAAACGATTAGCGTGTCAGTTTAGGAACGCTTCAGCCGGTCGTCGCACCCGGCCTCACCGCCGGGTGAGGATTGAAACTAGAGCTTGTACTGGCTGTGGTGGACGCGCACCCGGTCGCACCCGGCCTCACCGCCGGGTGAGGATTGAAACCTACGGTGTGGCCATGGGTGCTCACAGTGCACCATACGTCGCACCCGGCCTCACCGCCGGGTGAGGATTGAAACCGTTGTCATTGTCCTATCCTTCCCTATGCTTCACTTGTCGCACCCGGCCTCACCGCCGGGTGAGGATTGAAACTACTTGAGGAAGTGAAGGGATGAAGTCCAAGTATCGTCGCACCCGGCCTCACCGCCGGGTGAGGATTGAAGCAAACCGTATGATGGTGCCGCGGGCCGGAGCCGGCATGCGGCATTTTGGCCGGACCGCGCGGGAGATCGCGATGCAGTTCGGCGTGCACCTGCCCCACCTCGGCCACCAGGCGGACCGCGAGCACCTGCTCGGCTTCGCTCGCCGCGCCGAGGCGCTCGGCGTCGACTCCGCCTGGGCCAGCGATCACATCGCCTGGCCCGCCAGCCTCGCCTCGCGCTATCCCTACTCCGAGGGCGGTGACTTCCCCGCGCCCTTCGGCATCCCCTGGCTCGACGCGATCGGCACGCTGCTCTTCGTCGCCGCCTGCACGGAGCGCATCCGCCTCGGCACCACGGTGCTGATCCTCGGCTACCGCCCGCCCGTGCAGACGGCGAAGCTCCTCGCCACGCTGGACGTTCTCTCCCAGGGGCGTACCATCCTCGGCGCCGGCGTCGGCTGGATGGAGGAAGAGTTCGACGCGCTCGGCATGCCCTTCGACCATCGCGGCGCCCGCGCCGACGAACAGCTCGAGATCTTCGAGACGCTCTTCTCGAAAGAAACTCCCTCGTTCGACGGCCGCTTCTACCGCTTCCCCGAGATCGGCTTCTCGCCCAGGCCGCCGCGCGGCCACATCCCCGTCTGGATCGGCGGCCACACCGAGCCGGCCCTGCGCCGCGCCGCCCGCTACGGCGATGGCTTTCACGCGGCCTTCACGCCGCCCGACGTGCTCGCCGGGCAGTGGCGGCGTGTGCAACAGCTCGCAAGCAGCGCCGGACGAGACCCGGCCTCGATTGAGCTTTCGGCCCGCGTGCACCTCGGCCTGCACGGAGGTGTGAATCCGGCAACGGCGATTCACGGCCGCGGCGACGAGATGCTCGAGCAGATCGCCGCCTACGCGCGCATCGGCGTCACGCACCTGCTGCTCGACATCGTGGCGCCGCACGGCGTCGCCGGCCGGCAGGAGGCGATGGAACGCTTCATGCAGGACGTGCGGCCGCGCGTGCCCTAGCCTGCGCAATACGCCGTGTGCCGGCGCGCGTGCGACCGGCTTCGATGGTTGTTGCTGCGGCCACGCCCGCGCCGGTGCCGAGTGCGCTACCCTGTGTGCGACGTCATCCCTTCCCGAGGCATGCGATGCCCGAAACCGCCGCACTCTCTGCCTTGCAGCCCGGCATGCCGATTCCTTTCGGCGGCGATCGTGTGAGCTGTGTGACGCCGGAGCTGGCCGCCCGCTTCCGGCCCGGCGACCGGCTCGTGGTGGTGCAGGAGACGGGCGAACTGCTGCTGATCCCCGCCGAGCAGCAAGCGATCGCCGCCGGGGCCGTCGGCCGCGCCGCCGCCGCCTTCGCCGCAATGGGCACGGTCGCAGACGCGCAGATCACGCGCTTCTACGAAGCCTTCGCCAACCGTCTGGAAGACGGCGCGGTCTGGCGGGAGATCGCCGCCGCCAACGCGCGAGATGTCGAGAGCGCTCGGGCCCGGGGCCGCTCCACCACTCGCTTGGAAGCCACCGAAAAGATGCGACGCGACATGATCGCCGGCCTGCACGAGTGGCGCGACGCGCCGCCGCAGCGCGACCGCGTGGTCGAGACCGTGGAGCAGCCTGGCCTGCGTGTCGACCTGCTGGTCGCGGGCCTCGGCGTCGTCGGCTTCGTCTTCGAGGGCCGGCCCAACGTCTTCGCCGACGCCACCGGCGTGCTGCGCGGCGGCAACACGGTCGTCTTCCGCATCGGCAGCGACGCGCTCGGCACGGCGCGGGCGATCGTGCGCTGCGCCCTCGATCCGGCGCTGGCCGAGGCGGGCCTGCCGCCGGGCGCCGCCTCGCTGGTCGAGAGCGCGGAACACGCCGCCGGCTGGGCCATGTTCACCGATCGGCGCCTCGCTCTGGCCGTGGCTCGCGGCTCCGGCCCTGCCGTGGCGCAGCTCGGCGCCGTCGCGCGCCAGTCGGGCATTCCCGTCAGCCTGCACGGCGCCGGCGGCGCCTGGCTGATTGCGGGCGAAAGCGCGCCGGCCACCGCCTTTGCTGCCGCGGTCTACCACTCGCTCGACCGCAAAGTCTGCAACACCCTCAACGTTTGCTGCATCGTGCGCGAGCGCGCCGCCGAACTCGTGCCGCTCTTCCTGGACGCGCTTTGCCGCGCCGGCGAACGCCGCGGCCACGGCAGCAGGCTGCACGTGGCGCGGGGCAGTGAAGCCTGCGTCCCGGCGGCGTGGTTCGAGACGCGCACGCTGGTGCGCCGCGCCGAGGGCGATGTTGAAGAACCGCTGGCGGAGCTGCTCGACGCCGCCGAGCTGGGCCGCGAATGGGAGTGGGAGGAGACGCCGGAAGTCACCCTGATCGTCGTGGAGAACGTGGCCGAGGCCGTGGCGCTGTTCAACCGGCACAGCCCGCGCCTCGTCGCCAGCCTGATCGCGGCCGATGCGGTGCAGCAGGCGTGGTTCTACCAGGCGGTCGATGCGCCGTTCGTCTCCGACGGCTTCACCCGCTGGGTGGATGGGCAGTATGCGCTGCGGCGGCCGGAGCTGGGTCTCTCCAACTGGCAGCACGGGCGGCTGTTCGCCCGTGGCGGCGTGCTCAGCGGCGACGGCGTGTTCACCGTGCGCACCCGGGCGACGCAGAGCGAGCCGGATCTGCACCGCTGATCCGAGATAATGCGTTTCGTCGCCGACTCCGGAGGACGGAGAAGCGAGACGCGCGATCGGCGAGGGGCAGTTCGGAAGACGAATCGAAGGACGTGGGGGCAGCGGCTATGGCGACGATTGACGATCTTCGCGCCCTTGCTTATCCGCGCACCTACACCCCGGTCGTGGCCGGACCGGCCGGCGAACGCGCCGTGCTGTTCGTCGAGAGCGAGCGCGGGCCGGAGGGCGTGGCCGTGCGCCCGATCCTGCTTTGCCAGGACTGGGACGGCCGCGTCGTGATCCACTGGGAGGACGACCGCGGCTCGCGCACCTACACCGTGCTCGACGTTACCGAGGACACGCCGCAGCGCTTCGCCTTCGACCGCGCCGATGAACCCGCCGGCGCGGTCTGGCTGACGCCGCTCAGCTTCGAGCGCTTCGAGCGCGAATGGCGCTCGCTCGACCCGGAGGCGGGCAACGTGCCGCGTTTCGAAACCGAGGAGCAGTTCCGCCGCTTCTTCCTGCCCGGCTCCGGCTAGGGCGCATCCAGGGGCGTAGAATGGGGCACCGGCCGGCCTTGCCCGATGGGGAAGCGCAAGCCAGTCTGAGCATCTGAACGGAGTGAATGCCGTGGCGCAGCCGACGAATCGCCGCCTCACCACCCTGGACGCTTCCTTTCTCTATGTCGAGAAGGCGAACCAGCCGATGCACGTCGGCTCGGTCGGCGTCTACGAAGGCATGCTTACGCGGCAAGACGTGATCGACGTGCTCAACGCCCGGCTGCACCAGTTGCCGCGCTACCGCCAGAAGGTCGTCTTCCCGCCGTTCGGCATCAACCATCCGACCTGGGAAGACGACACGGCCTTCGACATCCGCCAGCACATCGATGAGGCGACGCTGCCGAAGCCCGGCGATGATCGCGCCCTCTCGGAAGGCGCCGGCCGCCTCTTCGCCCAGGTACTGGACCGCGCCCATCCGCTGTGGAAGCTGATCGTGCTCCACGGCCACGAGAGCGGCAACACGATGCTGCTCTCGATGGTGCACCACGCCATGGTCGATGGCGTCTCGGGCGTTGACCTGACGATGATCATGCACGAACTCACTGCCGACGCGGCGCCGCCGGAGCCGCCCGCCGCTCCCTGGGAGCCGCGACCCCAGCCCGATCCGCTGACCCTGCTGCAGGATGCGGTGCGCGACCGCATGACGGAGACGGCGCAGTCCTGGACCGACGAAAGCTTCCGCCTGTTCCGGCCGCAGGAATTGAACCGGCGGGCAGAGCAGATCACCAACGCGATCACCACGTCGATGCCCTTCTTGATGCAGCCGGCGCCGCGCACGCCCTTCAACGGGCCGCTTTCGGGCGAACGGCAGTTCTCCTGGGCGCAGTTCTCCTTCAGCGAAGTGCGCGCGATCCGCGCCACGTTGGGCGGCACGGTGAACGACGTGGTGCTGGCCGTGCTTGCCGGCGGGCTCGGCCGCTATCTGGAGCGGCACGACTACCCGACAATCGGCATCGAGCTGCGCGCCATGTGTCCCGTCTCGATGCGCCGGCCCGAAGAGCAGGGCGCCCTCGGCAATCTTGTCTCGATGATGTTCGCGCCGCTCTACGTCGGCATCAAAGACCCGGTGGAGCGCCTGAACGCCGAGCGCCAGGCGATGGAGCGGCTGAAGACCGGCGGCCAGGCCGCTGGCCTCTTCGCGCTGACCGACTTCGCCCGCAACGTGCCGCCCACCTGGCAGGCGTTCGCCAGTCAGTTCGACGTGCCGAACACGCTGCTCAATACCGTCTCGACGAACGTGCCGGGGCCACAGATCCCGCTCTACCTCGCCGGCAAGAAGCTGCTGCATTGGTATCCGCTCGGCCCGCTGGCCTCGAACATCGGGCTGTTCGTCGCCATCCTCAGCTACAACCAGGTGCTGACGATGGGCACGACGGTGGACCCGAAGCAGGTGCCCGACCCATGGGTCTTCGCCGAATGCCTGCAAGCCTCGTTCGCCGAGCTGCGCGACGCTGCGGCGCAGGCCGCGAGCAGCCGCGGAGCACCGGAGGCGGCGCCCGCGAAGAACGGCGGCGCCGCGCGCCGCACGAAGCAGCTGGCCCGCGCGTAGGCGTGAGCCGGGCCCTCATCCCCCGACCCCTTCCCCCAATTCTAGGGGAAGGGGAGATCTTGATACGGATGATTGAGGCTGAAGGCGCGGCATCCGATCCCCCCTCTCCCAGGATTGGGAGAGGGGTCGGGGGTGAGGGCCTGGGCCGCACGCCGTCTTTCCGCCGCAGGCCTCCCGGAGATTCGTGTTTCGGCGTGGCGGAGGACAAACTATGCCGGTTTCTCGCCCGGGCGCGTGAACAGCGCGATCGTGGCCGTGAAGCCGTGCAGGTAGTTGTGCGTGCCGACCGGACCGAACTCGCCGTTGCAGAAGAGGCCGGCAACGGGTACGTCGCCCAGCTCGCGGGCGATGGCCACCGGATCGTGATCGATGGGCCCGAAGAGCTGGGCGCCGCGGCCGTTGCAGCTGCAGAGCAGCGCCGCTCCCGGGCGCGAGCCGCCGAGCCGCGCCCCGGCCGCCTCCAGTTGCAGGCGCAGGTGCTCCGTTGCGGCACGCGCGTCGCGCAACTGAAACTGCACCGTTTGACCAACGCGCGGCAGCGCCGAGACGGCGATGGCGCCGGTTTTGGGCTCGTAGCCGAGCAGGTTGCGGACCAGGAAGTCACCGATGCCGTGCTGGTCGCGGTACTCGTCCATCGCCAGGCCCAGCAACAGGTTTGACTGGGCGCGGGCACGCGTCTCTTCGTCGAGCTCACGCAGCGTTTGCGTCAGGACCTCCACCGCGGGCCGGCCGGCGATCGTCTCGATCAGGTTCTCCCGTGCGCCGGTGACGATCCACGGCTGCCCGATCGGCATGCAGCCCTGCGAGACGATCGGCAGGATGGCGACACCATCGCCAAGCCCCAGCGCAACTGTGCCGTCCTCGTACACCGCGCCGTCGAGGAAGACCGCGGTCTCCGCCGGTCCGTGTAACGACGACGCCATGCCCCCGATCACGGGCGGTGCCGGTGATGCGGCGGCGAAGCGCTCAAGCAGCCACTCGCCATCGACGCTGAACGGGTCCGCGAAGACCAGCCATGCCGTCATGGGCGCCAGGCCGCCCGGCAGGCTCGGTCGGGCGTCTTCGAGGCGCAGCGGCGTCAGTTCGGCGTTCGGGCAGGAGATAGTCATGACCGAGATGGCCGGTTCACGCTCGATCTCGCGGCTGGTGGCGATCACGCCCTGGCCGGAGCAGCCGATCAGGTGTCGAGGGTCGATGCGTTCCCATGCCGCGGCCACCAGTTCGGCGTAGTGCGGCGCGAAGGCCGAGTGGGCGAAGAGAAAGGCGATGTCGGCTCGCCCTCCAGCCTCGATTCCAGTGAGCGCGGTGTCCAGCGCCGCCTGCCAGCTTGCGCCCGTGCCGCTGCCGCCCGCGAATCCGTGCATCGCTCGCCGCCTTTACCTGGCTGCCAGTCACCCAAACACTATAGCGCCGATCGATCGCCCGTCTGCCTCGCAAGGTCGTGCAGACCTCGCACGTGGCGACAGCGTCGCGGCACGTGTGTTCCGTACACGCCGGCACGCCGAAGCAGGCGCCGCGCCGGCTGGCGGCGACGATCACGAGTCAGTGTGCCTGCCGGGTGAGGCGTCCGTCGAAGTCGGGCGCTCAACGGGAAGCGGCCCGGAATCGCGGCTGTTGCGACGCTCGGGCGCGACGCCTGGTGGCGCTGCGGCCGGCTGGGAACCCGGCGCAACGACGTTTCCCGCCGCACCCGCGGCCGAACTCTGCTCCGGCGCCAGCGCGGCGACCGGCGCGTAGCGGATGCCTTCGGCATCGAGCGCCAGCTTCAGCAGCCGGCGGTATTCGAACGTGACCGCACCGGCGCGGCCGGGGCGAACGCGGCCCAGCACGCGCAGAGTAACACCCTTCTCGTCGATCGACTCGATGCGGGCCGGATGGGGCGGCTCGACGATATCGGCGGCGAAGCGCGGCTCGGCGGCCAGCTCGTTGCCCACGCGCTCGGCCACGGCAAGCGCCCGGTCAAGATCGGCGCCGAGGGCGATCAACACAAGGATATTCACGCCCGAGTAGTCGCGCGTATGGTTGCTGGCGATCTGAATTGCGCCGTTCGGCACGGTATGGACGGTGCCGTCGATGTCGCGCAGCAGGGTGCGGCGCAGATTGATGTCTTCGACCGTGCCGGAGACGCCGGCGACGGTGACGTAGTCGCCCTGGCGAAACTGGTTCTCGCCGAGAATGAAGAGGCCGTTGATCGTGTCCTTCACCAGTCCCTGGGCGCCGAGGCCGATGGCGATACCGCTGATGCCGATGCCGGTGACGACCGGCGTGAGACTGTAGCCCAGCTCCTCCAGCACCATGAACAGCCCCATGAAGAACAGCACCAGCCCGCTGACCTTGACGGTGACACCGCTGAGCGTGCGGGCGCGCTTCTCGCGCTCGCCGGGAACGCCCTCCGGCAGGCCGGCGAAGATCGCTCGCTGAATCGCATGCGGCGCCAGGCGGCGGATCAGCAGTTGCACGACGCCCAGCGCGACGACGATGACCAGGATGCGCAGCCCGTGCGTCGAAAGCCAGTCCTGAGCCTGCGCGGGGCGCAGCCACAAGGGCGCGCCGGCGGCGACCCGGTGCGGCAGGCCGGTGGTGAGCGCCGTGAGCGTGGCATTTCTCGTCATCTGTTCACGCGCGGGCGGAATCGGAGATACGCGCCGGCCGCCGCGCCTCAGGCGAAGACCTTCTCCAGCGGCGCGAAGCTCTGCAGCAGCTTTTTCACGCCGAAGTTGCCCTTGAAGGCCACCGTGACCTCGAAGTCTTCGCCCCGCGGCGCCGCGCTCACCACGATGCCTTCGCCGAACTTGGCGTGGCGTACGCGGTCGCCCGGCTGGAAGGCGGATTCAGCCTGACCGTTCGTACCCGCCTGCGCGGCAGCCGCGGGCGCCACGGCGACGTTTGGCGCCGCGCCGAGCTGCCGGCGCAGGGTGGCGGCGCGGCTGACCAGATGGCCCTCCGCGCGGCTGCGCGTTGTCGTGACGGCGGGCGGGATGTCGCGCAGGAAGCGCGAGGGATCGTTGAAGGCGGCCGTGCCCCAGGCCGCTCGGCGCATGGCGTGCGACAGGTGCAGCCGCTCGCGCGCCCGCGTGATGCCGACATAAAACAGCCGCCGCTCCTCCTGCATCTGCTCGGGGTCTTCCAGCGAACGCACGTGCGGCAGCAGGTTCTCCTCGACGCCGAGGATGAAGACGATCGGAAACTCCAGCCCCTTCGCCGCGTGCAGCGTGATCAGCGTCACCGCGTCCTGGCGCTGGTCGACCTCGTCGGCGTCGGAGACGAGCGCCACGTCCTCCAGGAACGCGGCGAGCGCCGTGCGCTGGATCTCCTCTTTGGGCGCTTCGTCGTCGGCGTCGAGGTCGCGGGCCACATCCAGCGCCTCGGCGTCGTACTGGCTGGCGAGGTTCACCAGCTCTGCGGCGTTGGCCCAGCGATCCTCACCGTCGTCGCCGCCATCGAGCAGGTAGCGACGGTAGTCGATGCGCTCCAGCAGCTCCTTGAGCAGGTCGGCCACCGGCTCCCGCTGCGCCAGCTCGATCAGGTCGTTGAGCAGGGTAATGAAGCGCAGCAGCGGGCGCACGGCGCGGCCGCTGAAGGGCGGCGGGCGGTCCAGTGCAGCCTCGCCAGAGCCCAGGTCGTGCGCCAGCAGCAGTTGCAACGCGTGGTACATCGGCACGCCCAGCGCGTTTGCCCAGACCGACAGTTCGTTGAGCGTACCGGGGCCGATGCCGCGCGGCGGCGTGTTGATCGCGCGGGCAAGGCTGACGCTGTCGCGCGGGTTGTTGATCAGCCGCAGATAAGCAAGCAGGTCTTTGACCTCGCGGCGGTCATAGAAGCGCGTGCCGCCAATCAGCCGGTAGCGGATGCCGGAGCGCACCAGCGCCTCTTCGACGGCGCGCGATTGCGCGTTGGTGCGGTACATCACCGCGTAATCGCCCGGATGCTGGCCCGAACGCAAGCCGGACATGATTTCGCGCACCACGTAGGCGGCTTCCCCCTCGTCGTCCTGCGCCTCAAAGACCGTTACCGGCAGGCCGTGCTCGTTCTCCGTCCAGAGCCCCTTCTCCGGCCGGTCGTCGGCGGCGCTGATCACGCCCTGCGCCGCTTCGAGAATCGTCCCGGTGGAGCGGTAATTCTGCTCCAGCAGCACGACCTTCGTGTTGGCGAAGTCCTGCTCGAAGTTGAGGATGTTGCGGATGTCCGCCGAGCGCCAGCGGTAGATCGACTGGTCCGGGTCGCCGACGACGCAGAGGTTGTTGTGGCCGCGCGCCAGCTCGCGTACCAGCACGTACTGCACGACGTTCGTGTCCTGGAACTCGTCCACCAGCACGTGCACGTAGCGCTGCTGATACTTTGCCAGCGTCTCCGGACTTCCCGTGAAGAGATCGACGGTGCGGATCAGCAGGTCGTCGAAGTCGACGGCGTTTTCGGCCTGCAGGTAGTCGCGGTAGCGCCGGTAGACGCGCGCCACGACCTCCTCGAAATAGGAGCCGGCGGCGCGCGCGTACTCGTCGGCGTCGCGCAGCTCATTCTTGGCGCGCGAGATCGCGCCCAGCACGGCGCGTGGGCTGAACTGCTTCGGGTCCACGCCCAGCTCGGAGAAGACGCGCTTGGCCACGCCGAGTTGATCGGCGTCGTCGTAAATCGAGAAGTTGCGGTCGATGCCGATGGCGCCGCCGTCCACGCGCAGGATGCGGGCGCAGATCGCGTGGAAGGTGCCGAGCGTGAGGCTGTGCGCCGCCTCGCCCAGCAGCGCATCGACGCGCTCGCGCATCTCGCGGGCGGCCTTGTTGGTGAAGGTGACGGCCATGATCCGCCAGGGCTTCACGCCGCGCTCGGCCACGAGATAGGCGATGCGGTGCGTGATCACGCGCGTCTTGCCGCTGCCGGGGCCGGCGAGGATCAGCACAGGGCCGCCAACCGCGGTCACGGCCTCGGCCTGGCGGGGGTTCAGTCCGGCGGTGAAGTTGCTCATGCTGTTATGATATAACGGATGTGACCGCTGACGGCGATCGTTTCTGTTTCGTCAACCGTACGGCTGCTATAATCGTGCGAGACGCGGCATCGCGAAGGCTGGAGCGAGGAGCGGCATGGCGAACCTGGTCCCCGGCATGGTCTGGCCCGTGGCCGTCTCGTGGCCGGGCGGCAGTTGGCAGGATACGGTCAAATACACCGCGGCGATCCTGATCACCTACATCGTCGTCCTGTGGGCCGCGGGCCTGATCTGGGTCTACCGCGACATCCGCGACCGCAGCCGCGATCCGTTTTATCATGCGCTCTCGGTTTTCATGGTGCTGGTCTTCAACCTGCCCGGCCTCTGGCTCTACCTCATTCTGCGCCCGAAACTGACGCTGGCCGAAGCCTACGAGCGCACGCTCGAAGAAGAAGCGCTGCTGCAGGAGCTGGAAGACCAGAAGGGCTGCCCCACCTGCCACCGTCGCGTGCTGGACGACTACATCGTCTGCCCGTCCTGCACCACGCAGCTCAAGGAGCCCTGCCCCAACTGCGCCCGCCCGCTTAGCTACTCATGGGTGGCCTGCCCCTTCTGCGCCACCCTGCGCCGCGGCCGCGGCCGCGCCGAGTCAGCCGGCGCCGTGCTGTCCCCCGCTGCCCACAACAGCAACGGCACGGTGACGCCTGAGATGCCGACGGAGACGCTGGAGCGCGAGACCGCGCGCCCCGCGCCTGCGCCGATGCCATAGGCGCGGACGCGGGCCGCGCCGCCCTTGCTACCGACCGTTCGCGGCGGTGCTGGCCACGCTGACCAGGCCGCCGACGTTCATCGAGTCGAGCGCGGACGAGGGCACCAGGATGACCGTGCCGTTGCCGGCCTTCATCACCTCGTAGAGCATGTTCATGCCGCGCAACTGCATGCCGTTGCGATCCGTCTCGTAGATGCGCGCCGCATCGGCGAAGTTCTGCGCGACCTTCTTCTCGCTCTCGGCCAGCAGCACGCGGGCGGCGGCCTCGCGCTCGGCCTGCGCGTTGCGGCTCATCGCGTCGATCAGGCTCGCCGGAATCTGGATGTCGCGCAGTTGCACCGACTCGACCTTGACACCCCACGCCTCGGTCTGCGCATCGAGCAGCCCCGCGAGGTAGGTGTCGAGTTGCTGCCGGTTGGAGAGCAGCTCGGCCAGGTTGGTGCGGCCGATCACGTCGCGCAGGCCCGCCTGGCAGGCGCCGAGCACGGCCGAGGCGTAGTTCGCCACGCGGATCGCCGCCCACTCAGGGTTGACCACGCGCCAGAAGACGATCATATCGACGGTGACCGAGGTGCCGTCCTTCGTGAGCGTCTGCTCGGCCTTCAGCGGCGAGGTGATCGTGCGCATGTCGATCGTGAACGGCGTACGTTCGATATAGGGCAGGAGGATGAACACGCCCGGCCCGCGCACGCCGGCGAAGCGGCCGAGGCGCAGCACCACCTTGCGCTCCCACTCCTGCGAGATGCGCAGGCTGGGCAGCACGCCGAAGACCAGAATGACCGCGAGCACGATCAGGAGAACGACCAGGATGACCACAATGGCACCTCCCTGCGGAACCCAGCTAGACCGCGGCCCACAAACGCTGAGTCGCGGAGCATCCGTTCGTCTCTTAGCGTAGACCTACGCGGCGGTTTTGCAGCGATCGCGGGGCGCTATTTGCGCAGAACTTTGGTGTGAACGCCGGCTGCGCCCGCCGATCACGCCGCGGCGGATCTTCAGGCGCGCCGCGGGCGCCGCGAACCTGGCAGCCGCGCCACGGCTCGTACGTCGTCCCCCTCGCCGTTGGGCTTCAGTGAAACTCGACCTCGCGCACGCGCTCCGGATCGACCTCGGCCAGCGCCGCCAACTCGGCGGCGCTCGGCGGCGGCAGCATAGGGGCGGGGTCTGCAGATGCGAAGGCGAAACCGGTCTGCTGCCGCACCGTCTCGATCGCTGCACCAGGCATCAGTCCCTCGAGCACGAAGCCGTCTCCCTGCTTGCGGAAGACGCAGAGCGGCGTCACCAGACGGTCCACGTGGCCGGCGGCGGTGACGAAATCCAGCCGCTCCACCAGGCTGCGCGGCGTGTGCTGCGTGCGCCAGAGGATCGTGCGG encodes:
- a CDS encoding zinc ribbon domain-containing protein, with translation MANLVPGMVWPVAVSWPGGSWQDTVKYTAAILITYIVVLWAAGLIWVYRDIRDRSRDPFYHALSVFMVLVFNLPGLWLYLILRPKLTLAEAYERTLEEEALLQELEDQKGCPTCHRRVLDDYIVCPSCTTQLKEPCPNCARPLSYSWVACPFCATLRRGRGRAESAGAVLSPAAHNSNGTVTPEMPTETLERETARPAPAPMP
- a CDS encoding SPFH domain-containing protein, which gives rise to MVILVVLLIVLAVILVFGVLPSLRISQEWERKVVLRLGRFAGVRGPGVFILLPYIERTPFTIDMRTITSPLKAEQTLTKDGTSVTVDMIVFWRVVNPEWAAIRVANYASAVLGACQAGLRDVIGRTNLAELLSNRQQLDTYLAGLLDAQTEAWGVKVESVQLRDIQIPASLIDAMSRNAQAEREAAARVLLAESEKKVAQNFADAARIYETDRNGMQLRGMNMLYEVMKAGNGTVILVPSSALDSMNVGGLVSVASTAANGR